Below is a genomic region from bacterium.
ATCCTGAGGCGAGCGCAGCGCGAGCCCGTCATCCTGAGGCGGGTAACGCGAGCCCGTCATCCTGAGGCGGGTAACGCGAGCCCGTCATCCTGAGGCGAGTAACGCGAGCCCGTCATCCTGAGGCGAGCGTAGCGAGCCGAAGGATCTGGCCCCGCCCCGGAAGAAGCGGCCGTCAGCAGGGGCGAGCCAGATCCTTCGCTTCGCTCAGGATGACGTCGCGAGAGCAGGATGACGTCGACGCTCAGGATGACGTCGCGGGAGCGGCGCGAAAAATGTTGCGCCCTTTTTGCCCTTTCGCGTTCTTTGCGTCTTCGCGGTGGTATATAATTTCCCTCTGTGCACTCCGTGACTCCTCCGTGTTCTCTGTGTTCCGTAGAAAAAAATGATCGAGAATCCGAACGATATCAAAGAGCCGCCCCAGCCGCCGCGGACGGTGCTTGTCACCGGCGCGCTCGGCTACGTCGGCCGGCTGGTCGTTGACGCGCTCGCGGCCGATCCGCGCACGATCAAACGCATCGTCGCGCTCGACATCCGGCCGTCGTCCGACGCCGATGCGCGCCCGCGCGTGACGCATCTCGTCGCCGACGTCTCCGACGAGCGGCTTGTCGGTATTTTCCGAACGCACATGCCCGACACAGTCATCCACCTCGCGTCGATCGTGACGCCGGGCAAAAAGCGCAACGTCGTGCGCGAGTACCAGGTCGATGTGGAGGGAACGCGCCGTGTGCTCGAGCTATGCGAGCAATTCAAGGTGTCGCAGCTTGTCATCACCTCGAGCGGCGCGGCGTACGGCTACCACGCCGACAATCCCGAGTGGCTTCGCGAAACGGACGCGCTGCGCGGCAACGATTCGTTCCCCTACGCGCGGCACAAGCGCCTGGTCGAGGAGATGCTCTCCGCATTTCGCGTGGGCCTTCGCCCGACGCGCCAGCTCGTGCTGCGGCCGGGCACCATCCTCGGCGCGAACACAAACAATCAGATCACCGACCTGTTCGACAAGCCAATCGTCTTCGGCGTGAAGGGTCACGACACGCCGTTTGTTTTCATCTGGGACGCGGACGTCGCGACGATCGTCGCCGAGGGCGTGCACAACCGGCGCGAAGGCATTTTCAACCTCGCGGGCGACGGCGTGATGACGATGAGGCAGATCGCCGAGCGGCTCGGCAAGCCGTATGTGTCGATTCCGCGCGGCGTTCTATCCGCGACGCTGTCGCTTCTTCGCGCGCTGCGTCTTTCGCAGTACGGCCCGGAGCAGATCGACTTTCTCGCCTACCGTCCCGTGCTCGCCAACGACGCCCTCAAGGCCGCGTTCCCCGGCCTGCCACGCAAGACGAGCGAAGAGGTGTTCGAATTGTTCGCCAAGTCGCGCGGGAAGTAAGGGCGGGCGCGATACTCAATCTTCAATCCTCAATCCTCACTCCTCAATATTCGCGCCCAACTCCCGCACGACGCCCTCCGCCGAGGCGATCGCCTCGTCGAGCTTGGTTGCGTCCGGCCCGCCGGCCTGCGCCATGTCGGGCTTTCCGCCGCCGCCACCGCCGACCATCTTCGCCAGCGGCGCGACGATCTTGCCGGCGGGGAAGCGTTTGGCGAGATCGGGTGACACGACGACGCACAACATCGCCTTGCCATCCACCGCCGCGCCGAGCGCGACGATGGACGAGCCGAGCCTGTCGCGAAGGCGCGCGGCCTCCACGCGCAGATCGTTCGCCGTCGGCGCCTGCGCCACGGCGGCCAGAAGCTTTGTTCCATCCACGTCGATCGCGCGATCGACGAGATCCTTGTTCGCGAGCCGCGTCAGCTTTTCGCGCAAGCGCTCGGCCTCCTTTTCCACGCGATGCAGCTCGTCCATCACCTGCTCGGCGCGCTCGGCGACCTGCTCCGGCGGCGCCTTGAACAGCGAGGTCAGCTTGCGTTCCGCGTCGAACGTTCGCCGCGCGCGTTCGACCGCACCGGGGCCGGTGACCGCTTCGAGCCGCCTGACGCCCGCCGCGATCGCGGACTCGCCGGTGATGAAGATCGGCCCGATGTGCCCGGTGCGCGCGACGTGCGTGCCGCCGCAAAGCTCCACCGAATCGCCCGCCGCGACGACGCGCACCTCGGCGCCGTATTTCTCGCCGAACAGCGCGATAGCGCCCGTCTTCACCGCGTCGTCGTACGAAAGCACGCGCGTCTCAACCGCGTAATCCGCCATCGCCATCGCGTTCGCGATGCGCTCCACCTCGCGAATCTCGTCGTCGGTCATCGCCGCGAAGTGCGTGAAGTCGAAACGCAGCCGATCCGGCGCGACGAGCGAGCCCGCCTGCTTCGCATCTTTTCCGAGCACGGCGCGAAGGCCGTGATGGAGAAGGTGCGTCGCGGTGTGATTTTTCCGGATCAGGTCGCGGCGCGCGGAATCGACGCGCAGCGTCAGCGTGTCGCCGACGCGCACGGAGCCTTCGGTCACCTTGGCGTGATGCACGATGAGCGATTCGCCGGCCCAGCGAGCGTCGCTGATCTCGGCACGCACGCCGTCGCCGAAAAGCGAGCCGGTGTCGCCGATCTGGCCGCCCTTCTCGCCGTAGAACGGCGTTGCGTCGAAGACAAGCTCAACGGTGTCGCCGGCGCCCGCCTGCGCAACGAGTTCGCCGCCGATCACGATGCCCACCAGTTCCGCGTCGAGTTCCGTGCTGTCGTACCCGGCAAAATGCGAAACGACGCCCTGCCCGGCCAACTCGCCGAGCGCCGCGCCGAGGCCGGCCTCCTTGTCGAACTTGTCGCCTTTCGAGCTTTTGACGCGCTGGTTTGCGAGCGCGGCCTCAAACCCCTTCGTGTCGACCGTGAAGCCCTCCGAGCGGCCGATGTCCTCGGTGAGATCGAGCGGAAACCCGAAGGTGTCGTAAAGCTTGAACGCGAAGTCGCCCGCAAGCACGCGCGCGCCGCCGAGATTCGCGGTCTCCTGATTCAACAGGCGCAGGCCGTTGTCGAGCGTGCGCAGGAAACGTTCTTCCTCCACGCGCACGACCTTCTTGATGTAGCTCGCCTGCTCGACAAGCTCCGGATATTGATCGCGCATCGCCTCGACGACGCCGTCCACCATGTCAACGAGAAACGGCTCGCGGATGCCGAGCAGCACGCCGTGGCGCGCCGCGCGGCGCATCACGCGGCGCAGCACGTAGCCGCGGCCGACGTTCGACGGCAGCACCGAGTCGCCGATGAGAAACGTGATCGACCGCGCGTGATCGCACACGACGCGCATCGACACCGTGGCATCCGCGTCCTCGCCGTAGGTCTTGCCGGCGCGCGCCGCGATGCGCTCGCGGATCGGCGCGAACAGGTCGGTGTCGAAATTCGTCGGCACGCCCTGCACTACGGCAGCCAGGCGCTCAAGCCCCGCGCCGGTATCTACGGACGGCGCGGGCAGTGGCTTCATCGTGCCATCCGCGGCGCGGTCGAACTGCATGAAGACGAGGTTCCAGATTTCCAGGAAGCGGTCGGGATCGTCCTTGATGCCGCCGGGCGCGCCCGGGCGCATATCGACATGGATCTCGCTGCACGGCCCGCACGGGCCGGTGTCGCCCATCGCCCAGAAGTTGTCCTCGGCGCCCATCCGCACGACGCGCTCCTCGGGCAATCCGGAGATTTCAAGCCACAGTTTCTCCGCCTCGTCGTCCTCCTCGAACACCGTGGCCGTCAGGCGATCGGCGGGGATGCCGAGCGTTTGCGTGACGAACTCCCAGCCGTAGGCGATGGCGTCGCGCTTGAAATAATCGCCGAAGCTGAAATTGCCGAGCATCTCGAAAAACGTGTGGTGGCGCGGCGTGCGTCCAACCTGATCGAAATCGTTGTGCTTGCCGCTGACGCGCAGGCATTTCTGGCTCGTCGCCGCGCGTTTCGTGCCGATGTCCTCCTGCCCGAGGAAGACATTTTTGAATTGAACCATGCCCGCGTTCACGAACAAAAGCGTCGGATCGCCCTGCGGCACGAGCGGGCTCGATCGCATCACGCGATGCCCCTTGCCCGCGAAATAGTCGAGGAACGCTTTTCGAATCTCACGCCCTAACATCGTCGGTCACCCACGCGCGGAAAAAGCCCGCGAAAGAAGTCAGGGATTACGACAAAGGCGGGGGCGTTGCAACCGGGCGCAGGCACGGCGGGGTTGTTGCACCATCGGCGCGGTGCTAGAAGGTTAAACCCCGCGCTCGCGGAGCGTGTCGAAATCTGCCGCGCCGCGATTTTCGGCGCGATTTCGTGAGTGGAGCATGGCGACAAAAATCGGCCCGAACATCCGGGCGCTCATCGGGCGCTTTTCGTTGCAACAGGCGCTGATTTACGGCGCGGTGTTCGGCTTTTTCTTTTTCGTCACGTTCTACCTGACGTTCCCGTTCGACATGATCCGCCAGATGCTCGTGACGCAGCTCGAGGCCAAGACCAGCACGCGTGTGATCGTCGATGAGCTGTCGCCGCTGCGCATGAGCGGCATGGAACTGCGCGGCGTGAAGATGGTGAATCCGGATGACGCCTCGAAGGTCATCATCGACATCGAAATGGTGCGTTTCCGCCTGCACCTGCTCAAGCTGCTTTCGCGGCGCGCGGTCATCGACTACGACCTCGTTGCCTACGGCGGCGGCGTGTCCGGCGTCGCGGAGGTGCGTGGCGGCGGGCGGTTCGCGACGGCGGTGAACTTCCAGGACCTCGACCTGAACCGCTATAACTTCGCCAAGCTCGTCGAGGACTACGGCCAGCTCAACGTATTCGGAAAGGTTTCCGGGCACGTGGACGTTTACGTCGATCCGGTGGTGCGCAAGGCCAGCCGGGGCGACATCGACGTGGCCTTCAACGACATGCGCGTCGTGAATTCCACGATCCTCGGCAAGGAGCTGCCCGACATCAACTTCAAGCCGAGTTCCATCAAGATGGATTTCTCCGGCAGCGGCGTCACGTTTGAGGAATTCAACCTCGAGGGCGACAACCTCGCGCTCTCGCTGACCGGCCGCGTCAACCTCGGCAACACCATCCAGAGCGCGCGCGCCAACCTGACGCTGAAGGCCAAGCCCTCCGATCAGCTCATGGACAACTTCCAGGAGCTCGCGATGCTCGGCTCGCCCGACCGCGAAGGGTGGTATCGCATCACCGTCAACGGCCCGCTCTCCGATCCCAAGGTGAGCATGCGCTAGCGGCGCGAGAGCGCAACGCGAAAATATCCCGTCGCTTTTTCGTGGATGTTTGTGCGAAAATGCGATGCGGAGGTTGCATGGCGCGCAAGGAGAAATTTACGCCGAGATATGCGCCGCACGCGCACGCGTTGTTCGGTAAGCTCGTGCGTCTCGAAAGCGGGTACGCGCTTGACGTCGATCCGGGCGTCATCTTGCGGCTCGTCTTCGATGAAAATCTCGCCGCCATCCTTCCCGGTGTCGAGCCCGCGAGCCCCGATTCACCTTATCCGCGCGCTAAAGACGCCAAACCGTGGGTCGATCGACACGTCACGGTGTGGGGCGAATTGTTCTACGACGACCTGACAGGCCGCCCGGCCTTTCTGTTTGTGCGGGAATTGAGCGATCCGCGACCAAACGACGATGTCTTCGGAAATCTGTCGACGGGTCGTCGCCGCGAGTTGCCGCGAGGGACGGTCGTGAATCCTCGGCTTACGCTTGCGGATGTCGTTGGCTCGATCGAAATGACGGACGAAGAATTTCAACAAGCTCTAGACGACCTCCGTGAAATCCGAAAAGCTCGTTGATACAAATCTGATATTGTTGTTTGTTCGCGACGGCGATTTTTTCCACCGTGCTGCTGACAAGTACGCGCTTTTTGCCGATCCCAAATCGGCACTAATAAGCATTGTCACGGAAGGCGAGATACGGGCGATTGCCGAGCGTCGCTCGTGGGGACCATCACGAATGGCGAAATTGGAGTATGTCCTGCGCAGATTTTTTCGAATTCCGATCGTTGGAGATAAATTCGTCACCGCCTACGTTGAAATCGCCAATTTCTGCCGCGTGCATCCCGGCGGCGCGCACGTGATGGGACAGAACGACATGTGGATCGCAGCGACGGCGCGCGCGATCGAAGCCAATCTTCTCACCACCGATAGCGATTTTGCGCCGCTGTTTGACGCCAAAATGATCGGGGGCGGGATCGTCGACCCCGCCCCCGTTAACTGATTCCAATGTTTGCGTAACCGTCAGTCGGTCGTTTCCTCGCCGAACTGATCGTTACACTCCTCGACGCACTGCTCGTCGAGCTCCTCGCACGCCGCCTCGCACAACTCGCCCGTGATTCCGTCGCCGCACTCCTCGTTGCAGCGGGTGACGGCCTCCTCGCACTTCTCCAGGCATTCGGAAAGCGACGAGACATCGTCATCGTCGTCGTCGTCATCGTCATCATCGCCCGTGAGGCAGTCGCAGCCGCCAAGCGGAAGTCCGGCCGTCAGCAGAAAAAGAAGACCGAAAACAAAAGCGGAAATCTTCATCGTTCGTCCTCCGATAAGGTGGATGGGCGCGCCCATCAAAGCGTCTCATCGTAGGGACTGCGAGGGCGCGCGGCAACCGCCGCCGCGGATCACGCCTTGGTCAGCGACACCGCAAGTTTTGCGCCGCCGGCCAAAATCTCCGTCGCGCCGTCGCCGGGCTCGCCCGCCTCAAGCGACACGCAAAGCAGCTCCTCCTTGATCGCCTCCGCGAACTCGCTCATCGCGCGCGCCGCGTTTTCGTCGTCCGTCCGATACACGACTTTGCAGCGATCCTCGATCTCCAGCCCCTCGTCCTTGCGCATCACCTGCATGCGGCGGAGGATGTCGCGCATCAACCCCTCGCGTTCAAGTTCCGCTGTGAGGCGCGTGTCGAGCATGATCCACAGGCCCGCTTCCTCGGCGACGTGGTGATCTTCCGGCGATGTCGTCTCGATGACGAAATCCTCGCGCGCAAGCTCGATGCTCTCGCCGTCGAATTCGTACGCGGACGTTCCCTCGGCGGGCAACTTCGCGGCGATCGCCACGCCATTTTGCGCAACCTCGTCGGCGAACGCCTTCATCTTGGGCCCGAGCTTTTTGCCGAGCGTGCGGAAATTCGGCTTCACAATCGTCTGCGCGGGCGACGGCGTGCCGGCTTTCGCGATCGCGATTTCCTTCACGTTCAGATTCTCGGCTAAAAACGCCTTCGCGCCTTCGAGCGCGCGCGCGTCGGCTTCCGTCGCCGGGCCGAGCGTCGCCTTCGCCAGCGGCTGGCGCACGCGCTGTTTGGCGGACTCGCGCGCGGAGAGCACAAGGTGCGTCGCGCGTTCGAGAAGTTCCATGCGCTGGGCGAGGGCGTCGTCGCGCCATTCCGGGCGCAGCGGCGGATACGCGAGGTGATGCACGGACACCGGCGCGTTTTTGTCCTCCCCCGCGATGATGTTGCCGAAGACCTCCTCGGTCATGAAGGGCATGACCGGCGCGATCAGCAGCGTCAGATCGCGAACGCACGCGAACAGCGTATCGAACGCGGCGCGCACGCCGGCGTCGGTCAGTTCACCCCAGAACCGGCGGCGGTTGTGGCGCAGATACCAGTTCGACAGCTCCTCGACGAACTCCTCCGCCGCCATCACGCCCGCGCGCAGGTTGTAACTCTCGAATCCCTTGCGCGCGCGTTCGGTCGCGGCGGCCAGGCGATCGAGAATCCAGCGGTCGAACTCCGGCCGATCGGCGACGGTCGTTTCGTCGCCCACAAACGGGTTGTATCCCGCGACGCGCGCGTAGTTGGCGTAGAATGCGTACACGTTCCAATAGGTGTTGATGAACTTGCCGCGCGCCTCCTTCGCCGCGCCGTACCCGAAGTTGAGGTTCGTTTGCGGCTCGTGCCGGCAGAACACCCAACGCAGCACGTCCGCGCCCGCCGCCTCGGCCGCGTCCTCGAACCAGATCGCGTTGCCGGCTGACTTGTGCATCTCCTCGCCGGTCTCGTCGCGCAAAAGCGCGTGGCCGACCAGCGTTTTGAACGGCGGCTTGTTTTCCATCATCGTGCTCATCGCGAGCAGCGCGTAAAACCAGTTGCGGAACTGGCCGGGGAAGCACTCGAGCACGAGATCCGCGGGGATCCACTTCTCCCACTCGGCGCGATCCGACGCGTAGAGCGTCTTGCGATCCTTTTCCGGCGCGTCTTTCGGAACAAGCGGCGTCGAATACGGCACGATGCCCGCGTCCAGCCACGGATTGCCGACATCCGGAACGCGCTTCGACCGCCCGCCGCACCGGGCGCAGGCGATCTCCACCTTGTCCACGTGCGGGCGATGCGGCGTATGG
It encodes:
- a CDS encoding NAD-dependent epimerase/dehydratase family protein; its protein translation is MIENPNDIKEPPQPPRTVLVTGALGYVGRLVVDALAADPRTIKRIVALDIRPSSDADARPRVTHLVADVSDERLVGIFRTHMPDTVIHLASIVTPGKKRNVVREYQVDVEGTRRVLELCEQFKVSQLVITSSGAAYGYHADNPEWLRETDALRGNDSFPYARHKRLVEEMLSAFRVGLRPTRQLVLRPGTILGANTNNQITDLFDKPIVFGVKGHDTPFVFIWDADVATIVAEGVHNRREGIFNLAGDGVMTMRQIAERLGKPYVSIPRGVLSATLSLLRALRLSQYGPEQIDFLAYRPVLANDALKAAFPGLPRKTSEEVFELFAKSRGK
- the alaS gene encoding alanine--tRNA ligase — protein: MLGREIRKAFLDYFAGKGHRVMRSSPLVPQGDPTLLFVNAGMVQFKNVFLGQEDIGTKRAATSQKCLRVSGKHNDFDQVGRTPRHHTFFEMLGNFSFGDYFKRDAIAYGWEFVTQTLGIPADRLTATVFEEDDEAEKLWLEISGLPEERVVRMGAEDNFWAMGDTGPCGPCSEIHVDMRPGAPGGIKDDPDRFLEIWNLVFMQFDRAADGTMKPLPAPSVDTGAGLERLAAVVQGVPTNFDTDLFAPIRERIAARAGKTYGEDADATVSMRVVCDHARSITFLIGDSVLPSNVGRGYVLRRVMRRAARHGVLLGIREPFLVDMVDGVVEAMRDQYPELVEQASYIKKVVRVEEERFLRTLDNGLRLLNQETANLGGARVLAGDFAFKLYDTFGFPLDLTEDIGRSEGFTVDTKGFEAALANQRVKSSKGDKFDKEAGLGAALGELAGQGVVSHFAGYDSTELDAELVGIVIGGELVAQAGAGDTVELVFDATPFYGEKGGQIGDTGSLFGDGVRAEISDARWAGESLIVHHAKVTEGSVRVGDTLTLRVDSARRDLIRKNHTATHLLHHGLRAVLGKDAKQAGSLVAPDRLRFDFTHFAAMTDDEIREVERIANAMAMADYAVETRVLSYDDAVKTGAIALFGEKYGAEVRVVAAGDSVELCGGTHVARTGHIGPIFITGESAIAAGVRRLEAVTGPGAVERARRTFDAERKLTSLFKAPPEQVAERAEQVMDELHRVEKEAERLREKLTRLANKDLVDRAIDVDGTKLLAAVAQAPTANDLRVEAARLRDRLGSSIVALGAAVDGKAMLCVVVSPDLAKRFPAGKIVAPLAKMVGGGGGGKPDMAQAGGPDATKLDEAIASAEGVVRELGANIEE
- the gspN gene encoding type II secretion system protein GspN produces the protein MATKIGPNIRALIGRFSLQQALIYGAVFGFFFFVTFYLTFPFDMIRQMLVTQLEAKTSTRVIVDELSPLRMSGMELRGVKMVNPDDASKVIIDIEMVRFRLHLLKLLSRRAVIDYDLVAYGGGVSGVAEVRGGGRFATAVNFQDLDLNRYNFAKLVEDYGQLNVFGKVSGHVDVYVDPVVRKASRGDIDVAFNDMRVVNSTILGKELPDINFKPSSIKMDFSGSGVTFEEFNLEGDNLALSLTGRVNLGNTIQSARANLTLKAKPSDQLMDNFQELAMLGSPDREGWYRITVNGPLSDPKVSMR
- a CDS encoding PIN domain-containing protein, encoding MKSEKLVDTNLILLFVRDGDFFHRAADKYALFADPKSALISIVTEGEIRAIAERRSWGPSRMAKLEYVLRRFFRIPIVGDKFVTAYVEIANFCRVHPGGAHVMGQNDMWIAATARAIEANLLTTDSDFAPLFDAKMIGGGIVDPAPVN
- the ileS gene encoding isoleucine--tRNA ligase yields the protein MPRKVDTWFDVVKLEHRVLEHWKTTQAFEKLREKNRDGEVWSFLDGPITANNPMGIHHAWGRTLKDAYQRYHAMNGRKLRWQNGFDCQGLWVEVEVEKQLGFATKRDIEAFGIDRFIELCKERVFKYSAIQTEQSIRLGYWMDWTDSYFTMSDENNYTIWTFLRKCHDRGLIYRGEDVMPWCARCGTGISQHEMHEGYKPVKDLSIFSRFAVAGREGEYFLVWTTTPWTLSSNTAIAVNPELTYAKVRQGDAIYYLSHALAKSVVGRKGAFEVLETMKGSAFEGWRYAGPYDELSMQQTDGGHPVIFWDAVAEQEGTGIVHIAPGCGKEDYELGKKFDLPRISPIDELGVFVEGFSYLTGKSAHQVAELVVDDLKKKGVLFATEKYEHSYPHCWRCGTALLFRAVDEWFIEMDSWREEIKDIARQIQWIPSYGLDLELDWLSNMRDWMISKKRYWGLALPIWVCEACDAFEVIGSKEELRARAVAGWEEFDGHTPHRPHVDKVEIACARCGGRSKRVPDVGNPWLDAGIVPYSTPLVPKDAPEKDRKTLYASDRAEWEKWIPADLVLECFPGQFRNWFYALLAMSTMMENKPPFKTLVGHALLRDETGEEMHKSAGNAIWFEDAAEAAGADVLRWVFCRHEPQTNLNFGYGAAKEARGKFINTYWNVYAFYANYARVAGYNPFVGDETTVADRPEFDRWILDRLAAATERARKGFESYNLRAGVMAAEEFVEELSNWYLRHNRRRFWGELTDAGVRAAFDTLFACVRDLTLLIAPVMPFMTEEVFGNIIAGEDKNAPVSVHHLAYPPLRPEWRDDALAQRMELLERATHLVLSARESAKQRVRQPLAKATLGPATEADARALEGAKAFLAENLNVKEIAIAKAGTPSPAQTIVKPNFRTLGKKLGPKMKAFADEVAQNGVAIAAKLPAEGTSAYEFDGESIELAREDFVIETTSPEDHHVAEEAGLWIMLDTRLTAELEREGLMRDILRRMQVMRKDEGLEIEDRCKVVYRTDDENAARAMSEFAEAIKEELLCVSLEAGEPGDGATEILAGGAKLAVSLTKA